CTCCGGGGTCCGCATTTCAGGAAGTGGGCGTGGTGAAGGAGCCGATCGAGCATGGCGGTGACGGCCGCCGTGTCGCCGAGCAGCTTGCCCCAGTCTTCGATGGGGCGGTTGGAG
The nucleotide sequence above comes from bacterium. Encoded proteins:
- a CDS encoding ATP-binding protein — protein: SNRPIEDWGKLLGDTAAVTAMLDRLLHHAHFLKCGPRSWRSREKATSKNTPTKG